The Streptomyces achromogenes DNA segment TCCTGCCCGACCAGGTGGCCGGTCTGGACGCGGTGGCCCAGGGCCGGGTGGACGCCTTCGCGGGCACCCGCATCACGGTGAAGTCGGCGGTGGAGAGTTCCGGACGGGTGTCCGCGACCGAGCCGTTCCAGCCCGTGGTGGACGGCGCACCGGCCTACGGCGCGGGCGGCTTCGCCTTCCGGCAGTCCGAGAAGAACTTCCGTGACGCGTTCAACGGGGAACTGCTGAAGCTCAAGAAGGACGACTACCGGGAACTCCTCCGGATCGTCGGCCCCTTCGGCTTCGAGAGGGCCGACATGACGGACCTCACGGCGAAGGAGCTGTGCGGCTGATGATGAGTTCCGAGTTCTTCACCACCTGGTTCCTGCCGGGCATCTGGGTCACCGTCCAGGTGACGGTGTACGCGGCGGCCCTCGGCGCGGCCATCTCGTTCGGGATCGGGCTGGCCCGCGGGTCGCGGTACTGGATCGTCCGTTTCGTCGCCGGGATCTACTTCGAGGTCTTCCGGGGCATGTCGGCGCTGGTGCTGATGTTCTGGATGTTCTTCGCGCTGCCCCTGTTCGGCTGGCAGCTGGTGCCCATGTGGGCCGGTGTCAGCGCGCTCGGCCTGACCTACGGCGCCTACGGCTCCGAGATCGTCCGCGGGTCCCTGGCCGCTGTCTCCCCGGCGCAGAAGGAGGCGGGCGTCGCGCTCAACTTCACCCGGCTGCAGCGGCTGCGCCTGATCGAACTGCCGCAGGCCTGGCCCGAGATGGTGCCGCCGTTCAACAACCTGCTGATCGAGCTGCTGAAGGGCACCGCCCTGGTCTCGGTCATCACGGTGGCCGACATGACGTTCGCCGGCAACCTGGTCCGGCTG contains these protein-coding regions:
- the ehuC gene encoding ectoine/hydroxyectoine ABC transporter permease subunit EhuC, coding for MMSSEFFTTWFLPGIWVTVQVTVYAAALGAAISFGIGLARGSRYWIVRFVAGIYFEVFRGMSALVLMFWMFFALPLFGWQLVPMWAGVSALGLTYGAYGSEIVRGSLAAVSPAQKEAGVALNFTRLQRLRLIELPQAWPEMVPPFNNLLIELLKGTALVSVITVADMTFAGNLVRLGTNETTPVYTLLLVLYFVLAFLITRGMRLLERRAKAGVGQRPEKTGGSTRTSGARGERLPAGSQSAAGGTA